The window CATCTGTAATGATTTTAATTTTTAGGCAATATTTATTTGTGGCTTGCCTTTTGTTATTATGTAAACGGTCCTACATACATCTTTGAAAAAATATTTACATCTACCTATAAAAATATTTTTAAAAATATTCTCAGATGCCCAAGCTGAGATGAATTTGTTCTTTTGTTTTGGGTTTAATCAATAGTTTAAATTAATTAGGGGAAAAGGGAGCTCATCAAAAAGCTCTCTTTTTTTGTTATGACACTTTTGCTATGCATGCATAATATTTATAAATTAGCTTTTTTAAAAGCCCATGCAGTTTGAATTAACCGAAGAACACCTGATGATACGCCAGGCGGCACGAGATTTTGCCCAAACAGAATTAAAGCCCGGTGTAATAGAACGAGACGAACACCAAAAATTCCCGGCCGAGCAGATAAAGAAGCTGGGCGAACTTGGCTTTTTAGGCATGATGGTATCGCCACAATATGGCGGCAGCGGTATGGATGCCATATCGTACAGCCTGGTAATGGAAGAATTATCGAAGGTTGACGCCTCCACATCTGTAGTGGTATCGGTAAATAATTCGCTGGTATGCTATGGGCTGGAGAAATATGGCAACGAAGAGCAAAAACAAAAGTATCTGGTGCCGCTGGCTACCGGCCAACAGATAGGCGCCTTTTGCCTGAGCGAACCAGAGGCAGGGTCTGATGCTACATCGCAACGTACCACGGCCATTGATATGGGCGACCATTATTTGCTTAACGGTACAAAAAACTGGATAACCAACGGTAGTACAGCATCTACCTATATAGTAATAGCACAAACGGATGCTTCGCAAAAGCACAGGGGTATTAATGCCTTAATTGTAGAAAAGGGCTTGGATGGCTTTACCATAGGGCCCAAAGAAAACAAGTTAGGCATACGCGGATCTGACACCCACTCGCTGATGTTTAGCGATGTAAAGGTGCCCAAAGCTAACCGTATTGGCGATGATGGTTTTGGGTTTAAGTTTGCCATGGCTGTTTTAGAGGGCGGCCGTATTGGTATAGCATCGCAGGCCTTGGGTATAGCAGCCGGCGCTTATGAATTATCTGTACAATATGCCAAAGAGCGTAAGGCCTTTGGTAAAACCATTGCCGATTTGCAGGCCATACAATTTAAACTGGCCGATATGGCTACCGAAATTGAGGCGGCGCGCTTATTGTGCCATCGCGCAGCCTGGTTAAAAGATAACGGACGCCCTTATGCGCAGGCAGCATCAATGGCTAAACTGTTTGCATCAGAAACCGCTATGCGCACTACGGTAGAGGCGGTGCAGATACACGGCGGCTACGGCTTTGTGAAAGAATACCATGTAGAGCGATTAATGCGCGATGCCAAAATAACCCAGATATACGAGGGCACATCCGAAATTCAGCGGATTGTCATATCCCGCGAAGTGTTGAAATAGTTGGCTGCTTTTATTACTTTTGATAAAGTATATAAAATTAGTAGACTATTTTACCCATGATAAAGAAAACACTGTTAGTGGCGCTGGCTTTAGGCGCGTTTGTAAATATCAGTTTAGCACAAACCAAACTGGCCACCGGCAGTTGGCGCGGCGCGCTAACAACAAAAACGGGTAACCAAATACCTTTCAACTTTGAAGTAAACAACGCCGGTAACAAGCAGGAACTGGCTATAATAAACAGTAGCGAGCATTTTAAAGTACCCGATGTAACCACCAAAGGCGATTCGGTATTTATACGTATGCCTTTGTTCGATTCGGAATTTAAATTAAAGCTGGCGGGTAATACCTTAACCGGCAACTGGGTAAAGCACCTGGCCAATAATGATGTGCTTACACCCTTTACAGCTACTGCAGGCACGGCCTATCGCTTTTTAGAAAAACCCGAAGCACCCGCACAAAATGTATCGGGCCGTTGGTCGGCCATTATTGGCGATGGCGATGGGCGTGATACTACTGTTGGCGAATTTGTGCAAACCGGCAACAAAGTAACCGGCACTTTTTTAACTACTACCGGCGATTATCGCTTTTTAGAAGGTACTGTAAGCGGCGATGACCTGTACCTGTCGTGCTTTGATGGCGGGCATGCCTTTTTATTTACTGCCAAAGTAAAAGATGATAATACGATAACTGATGGTAAATTCTTTTCGGGCTATAGCGGCGGCACGGTATGGGCAGCTGTTAAAGATGAGAATGCCAAACTACCCGATGCATACAGCCTTAGCGCACTTAAACCCGGCTACAAAAAAATAGACTTTAGTTTTAAAGATATAAATGGCAAAACCGTATCGCTTAACGATGCGAGGTATAAAAACAAGGTAGTGATAGTGCAGATATTGGGATCGTGGTGTCCTAACTGTATGGACGAGACCGCTTACATGGTTAACTACTACAAAAAATATAAGGCTAAAGGCGTTGAGGTAATTGGCCTGGCCTACGAGCGCACAACCGATTTTGCCCGCTCGCAAAAAGCACTGTCGCAAATAAAAAATCGCTTTAACGTGCCTTACCCGCTTTTAATTACCGGCTATACCAGCGATAGGGTTGAAACGGCTAAAAGCTTACCTATGTTAACCAAGGTAGTGGGTTTCCCTACAACTATTATTATTGATAAAAGCGGCGATGTGCGTAAAATACATACAGGCTTTAGCGGCCCCGGCACCGGCGAACATTATACCGAGTTTGTAAACGAATTTGAAAAGCTGACAGATGATCTGTTGGCAGAGAAATAACCTCTCCCCAACCCTCTCCAAAGGAGAGGGAGTTTTAAAATATAGTCTTTAAGTCCTCTCCTTTGGAGAGGATTTAGGTGAGGCTTATTGATTCAAAAATAAATGCTCGCTTATCTGCGGGATAATGCCTTTTTCAAGCGCGGTATCAAAAAGCAGTTTAACGGCTTTTTTACCTTCTTCGCCCAAATCAAGCGAGTATTGGTTAACATATAGTTCGATGTGTTTGTACATCACCTCCTCGCTCATCTCCTGCGCATGGCTGCGGATGTAGTCCAGGCCCGATTTTGGGTTGGCAAAGGCAAACTCTACCGATCGTTTTATTACCCTGTTTATTTTATGCTGAATATCTTGCGGCAAATTGCGGTTAGCCACTATACCGCCTAAGGGTATAGCACAACCTGTACGTTTTTCCCAGTAGTCGCCCAGGTCGATAATTTTTTTGAGGCCTTTGTCCTGGTAGGTAAAGCGGTTTTCGTGAATGATAAGGCCAATATCGGCACGGCCATCTAAAACAGCATTTTCTATGTCCGAAAAAACAACCTCTTGCTTATTGGTAGCTCCGGGGAAAGCCAGGCTTAGCAAAAAATTAGCAGTGGTGTATTTGCCGGGGATAGCGATCAGTGGATTGACGATTTCAGATTTCAGATTTACGATTTGATTTTTTTCCAAATCCTGAATCGAAATTTCGGTGTTCGAAATTAAAAGTGGTCCCACGCCAAAGCCTAAGGCACTACCTGCATCCAGTAAAATATATTTATCGGCTGCATAGGCAAAGGCATGGTAACTTAACTTGGTAATATCTAATTCGCCGCGAAAGGCTTTTTGATTCAGCGTTTCTACATCATCATAAAAGACTTCAAATTCCAGTCCCTCGGTATCTATCTTATGATGTATAAGCGCATCAAAAATAAAAGTATCGTTTGGGCAGGGCGAAAAACCTATGGTTAGTTTCATGTTTTATTGTTGTAATGTTGCAAGGTTAAAACGTTGTAACGTTGGCAAGCTGAATAAAACCTTACAACTTTGCAACTTTTAAACGTTCCAACAACTCCAGCGCAAATGTATTCAGATTTTTAACGGCAAGCCCTATCTGCCAGTTATCGCGGTTACGCTTTTCAACGTAATTTGACACTGCCCTGATCTGTATGCAAGGTACCATTGCAGTGTTACAGGCATGAAAAAAAGCCGCGCCTTCCATGCTTTCAATTTGCGAGTTATGCCGTGCTTGCAGCTTTTGGATGGATACCTGGTTACCATGTACAGTATTTACCGTTATGGCTGTGGCTTGTGTAAGTTTAAAATTGTTAGAAAGGTTGGCAATGCTTTGGGTTGCCTTAAATGTACTTTCGCCAAAGCCCATTTGTGTAATGGGCAAAAAGTTTTCATCATCTTCGGCGCCTAATTCGCTAAGGGTGTCTTCGGTTATTTCAACAATATCGCCTAAGGGTATGCAGCGGTCAAAGCTGCCGGCAATGCCCAGGTTAATGGCTAAATCGTATTGGTTTGCTGCCAGTTCGCGCCCCAAAGCATAAGCGGTTGCTACCATACCTACGCCTGTTGTTAAAAGTTTAAAGTTTGAAGTAGAAAGTTCAAAGCTTGCCGTGGTGCCTATACTTTCTATTTTAGACTTTAAACTTTCGACCTCGAAAGCAGTAGCCGTTACAAACAATACGCGCATATCAATATAATTTTTGACAGCTAAGATAAAACAACTCACCTGTTTTTGTTTTGTATATTTGCACCATTAATTGCTATGATGATACATATAACGCGCAAAGAACATTTTAACGCCGCACACCGCATGTACCGCGAAGAATGGAGCGCAGAAAAAAACGAGGAAGTGTTTGGCAAATGCGCCAACCCCAACTGGCATGGACACAATTACAATTTATTTGTAACAGTAAAAGGCGAAGTAACTCATGCCACCGGCTATTTAATTGACCTTAAAGAGCTAAAGGTGATCATAAACGATTACGTGATAGAGAAGTTGGATCATAAAAATATAAACAAGGACGTTGATTTTATGGCCGGCAAAATGGCATCGACGGAATTGTTGTGTATAGAGATATTTAACCAGCTAAAGGGGCCCATTGAAGCTTATCCGGGTGTGTTTTTACATTCGGTGAAACTATACGAAACCGAAAACAACTTTGCCGAGTACTTTGGCGGATAAACTTGACCCATGAATAAAGATAACAATATTCCCGACAGGGACTCGGGCATTAACGGCTACCAGAAGATTGACCGCTACAACCCCGAACTGATAAAAAACCTATCGGGCCTTTACCACGAGGTGCTGAAAGATATCGGCGAAAACCCTGAACGTGACGGCTTATTAAAAACGCCCGAGCGTATGGCCAAGGCAATGCTATACCTTACCCATGGGTATGACCTTAGCGCCAAGGATATCCTTAATTCGGCTATGTTTAAAGAAGAGTATAGCCAAATGGTAATAGTAAAAGATATTGAAGTATACTCGATGTGCGAGCACCACATGCTGCCGTTTTTTGGAAAGGCGCATGTTGCCTATATACCCAACGGTTACGTTGTTGGGCTAAGCAAAATACCGCGTGTGGTTGATGTTTTTTCGCGTCGCTTGCAGGTACAGGAACGTTTAACCAACGAGATACGCGATTGTATACAGGAAACGCTTAACCCCATTGGCGTTGGCGTAGTTATTGAGTGCAGGCACCTGTGTATGAGCATGCGTGGTGTACAAAAGCAAAATTCGGTAACCACCACATCGGCATTTACCGGTGAGTTTTTAAAAGAAAAAACCCGTACCGAGTTTTTAAACCTGATATCATCTAAATTAAGTTAGTGGCCCCCCATCCCCCTAAAGGGGGTGAAGGTTGGCTACATTATATAATTAACAATTAAAATCTTATTCCCCATTTAGGGGGTTAGGGGGCAACACATGAAAGCATACATTTTCCCCGGGCAAGGCGCCCAGTTTACGGGTATGGGTAAAGACCTTTATGAACAAAGCGAACAGGCCCGCCAATTATTTGAACAGGCAAACCAAATATTGGGTTTCCGCATTACTGATGTAATGTTTGACGGTACCGAAGAGGACCTTAAACAAACCAATGTAACACAGCCGGCCATATTTTTACATTCGGTGATATTGGCTAAGGTATTGGGCGACGATTTTGCCCCTGATATGGTAGCCGGCCATTCCTTAGGCGAGTTTTCGGCATTGGTATCGGCCGGTGCATTATCTTTTGAGGATGGATTGCGTTTAGTGGCCGCACGTGCCAATGCTATGCAAAAGGCCTGCGACCTGCAGCCCGGCACCATGGCTGCCATTTTGGCCCTCGACGATTTTACTGTAGAGGATATTTGCCGCCAGGTAAGCGATGTGGTGGTACCTGCAAACTATAACTGCCCCGGCCAATTGGTTATATCAGGCTCGGTAGCGGGTATTGATGCCGCTTGCGAAAAAATGCTGGCTGCCGGTGCCAAACGTGCGCTTAAATTAAATGTTGGCGGTGCATTCCACTCGCCATTGATGGAGGCCGCCCGCGTTGAATTAGAGGAGGCTATAGTGCAAACCACCTTTAACACACCCGTTTGCCCGGTTTATCAAAATATAGATGCTAAACCATATACCGATATAGCGCATATCAAGCATAATTTAATTGCACAGCTTACAGGCCCGGTTAAATGGACACAAACCGTTATGCACATGCTTGACGATGGTGCCACTTTATTTACCGAAGTTGGGCCAGGTAAAGTATTGCAGGGGCTGGTTAAAAAAGTTAATAAAGAAGCAGAAACAACAAGTGCTGTAATAGTATAGTTACAAAGCCACTCACATATGGGTGGCTTTATTTTTTCTTTCATCTTTGAGTACATTTAAAACGATTTGACTACCGCAGGGAAAATTCGGGGATTGCTGGCTTTGCTATTCGTCAGCCTATTGTTTACAGCAATTGTTGTTGAAAAAACGTACACCCCTGCAAATAACTTAACGCAAACCGCCAGGATACTCGAAAACAACCTGCACGATAGGGAAAACTACGTTTACGCGGCAATTAACGATCAAAAAACGCTTAACGAGATTAAGCTGCTATCGGTTAACCCCACAAAAGCCGTACAGTATATAGAC is drawn from Inquilinus sp. KBS0705 and contains these coding sequences:
- the mqnB gene encoding futalosine hydrolase, whose protein sequence is MRVLFVTATAFEVESLKSKIESIGTTASFELSTSNFKLLTTGVGMVATAYALGRELAANQYDLAINLGIAGSFDRCIPLGDIVEITEDTLSELGAEDDENFLPITQMGFGESTFKATQSIANLSNNFKLTQATAITVNTVHGNQVSIQKLQARHNSQIESMEGAAFFHACNTAMVPCIQIRAVSNYVEKRNRDNWQIGLAVKNLNTFALELLERLKVAKL
- a CDS encoding 6-carboxytetrahydropterin synthase, with translation MIHITRKEHFNAAHRMYREEWSAEKNEEVFGKCANPNWHGHNYNLFVTVKGEVTHATGYLIDLKELKVIINDYVIEKLDHKNINKDVDFMAGKMASTELLCIEIFNQLKGPIEAYPGVFLHSVKLYETENNFAEYFGG
- the folE gene encoding GTP cyclohydrolase I FolE, with product MNKDNNIPDRDSGINGYQKIDRYNPELIKNLSGLYHEVLKDIGENPERDGLLKTPERMAKAMLYLTHGYDLSAKDILNSAMFKEEYSQMVIVKDIEVYSMCEHHMLPFFGKAHVAYIPNGYVVGLSKIPRVVDVFSRRLQVQERLTNEIRDCIQETLNPIGVGVVIECRHLCMSMRGVQKQNSVTTTSAFTGEFLKEKTRTEFLNLISSKLS
- a CDS encoding acyl-CoA dehydrogenase; this translates as MQFELTEEHLMIRQAARDFAQTELKPGVIERDEHQKFPAEQIKKLGELGFLGMMVSPQYGGSGMDAISYSLVMEELSKVDASTSVVVSVNNSLVCYGLEKYGNEEQKQKYLVPLATGQQIGAFCLSEPEAGSDATSQRTTAIDMGDHYLLNGTKNWITNGSTASTYIVIAQTDASQKHRGINALIVEKGLDGFTIGPKENKLGIRGSDTHSLMFSDVKVPKANRIGDDGFGFKFAMAVLEGGRIGIASQALGIAAGAYELSVQYAKERKAFGKTIADLQAIQFKLADMATEIEAARLLCHRAAWLKDNGRPYAQAASMAKLFASETAMRTTVEAVQIHGGYGFVKEYHVERLMRDAKITQIYEGTSEIQRIVISREVLK
- the fabD gene encoding ACP S-malonyltransferase, with the translated sequence MKAYIFPGQGAQFTGMGKDLYEQSEQARQLFEQANQILGFRITDVMFDGTEEDLKQTNVTQPAIFLHSVILAKVLGDDFAPDMVAGHSLGEFSALVSAGALSFEDGLRLVAARANAMQKACDLQPGTMAAILALDDFTVEDICRQVSDVVVPANYNCPGQLVISGSVAGIDAACEKMLAAGAKRALKLNVGGAFHSPLMEAARVELEEAIVQTTFNTPVCPVYQNIDAKPYTDIAHIKHNLIAQLTGPVKWTQTVMHMLDDGATLFTEVGPGKVLQGLVKKVNKEAETTSAVIV
- a CDS encoding TlpA family protein disulfide reductase — its product is MKKTLLVALALGAFVNISLAQTKLATGSWRGALTTKTGNQIPFNFEVNNAGNKQELAIINSSEHFKVPDVTTKGDSVFIRMPLFDSEFKLKLAGNTLTGNWVKHLANNDVLTPFTATAGTAYRFLEKPEAPAQNVSGRWSAIIGDGDGRDTTVGEFVQTGNKVTGTFLTTTGDYRFLEGTVSGDDLYLSCFDGGHAFLFTAKVKDDNTITDGKFFSGYSGGTVWAAVKDENAKLPDAYSLSALKPGYKKIDFSFKDINGKTVSLNDARYKNKVVIVQILGSWCPNCMDETAYMVNYYKKYKAKGVEVIGLAYERTTDFARSQKALSQIKNRFNVPYPLLITGYTSDRVETAKSLPMLTKVVGFPTTIIIDKSGDVRKIHTGFSGPGTGEHYTEFVNEFEKLTDDLLAEK
- a CDS encoding 1,4-dihydroxy-6-naphthoate synthase, with the protein product MKLTIGFSPCPNDTFIFDALIHHKIDTEGLEFEVFYDDVETLNQKAFRGELDITKLSYHAFAYAADKYILLDAGSALGFGVGPLLISNTEISIQDLEKNQIVNLKSEIVNPLIAIPGKYTTANFLLSLAFPGATNKQEVVFSDIENAVLDGRADIGLIIHENRFTYQDKGLKKIIDLGDYWEKRTGCAIPLGGIVANRNLPQDIQHKINRVIKRSVEFAFANPKSGLDYIRSHAQEMSEEVMYKHIELYVNQYSLDLGEEGKKAVKLLFDTALEKGIIPQISEHLFLNQ